The following proteins come from a genomic window of Streptococcus oralis:
- the lacD gene encoding tagatose-bisphosphate aldolase, producing MSKLQLSPNKVACLQKLSDENGIISALAFDQRGALKRLMAQYQTEEPTVAQMEELKVLVADELTKYASSMLLDPEYGLPATKALAPNAGLLLAYEKTGYDTTSTKRLPDCLDVWSAKRIKEQGADAVKFLLYYDVDSADELNQEKQAYIERIGSECVAEDIPFFLEILAYDEKIADAGSAEYAKVKPHKVIGAMKVFSDPRFNIDVLKVEVPVNVKYVEGFGDGEIVHTREEAAAFFKAQDEATNLPYIYLSAGVSAKLFQETLVFAHESGANFNGVLCGRATWAGSVEAYIKDGEAAAREWLRTTGFENIDELNKVLQTTATSWTERVEA from the coding sequence ATGAGTAAATTACAATTAAGTCCCAATAAAGTAGCTTGCTTGCAAAAACTCTCTGACGAGAACGGCATTATCTCAGCTCTTGCCTTTGACCAACGTGGTGCTTTAAAACGCCTCATGGCTCAATACCAAACAGAAGAGCCAACAGTGGCTCAAATGGAAGAACTTAAAGTATTGGTTGCAGATGAATTGACAAAATACGCATCCTCTATGCTTCTCGACCCTGAGTATGGTCTCCCAGCTACAAAAGCGCTTGCTCCAAATGCTGGTCTTCTCCTTGCTTATGAGAAAACTGGCTACGATACAACTAGCACTAAACGCTTGCCTGACTGCTTGGATGTTTGGTCTGCCAAACGCATCAAAGAACAAGGTGCAGACGCTGTTAAGTTCTTGCTTTACTATGACGTAGACAGCGCTGACGAACTCAACCAAGAAAAACAAGCCTATATCGAACGCATCGGTTCAGAGTGTGTGGCGGAAGACATTCCATTCTTCCTTGAAATCTTGGCTTACGATGAAAAAATCGCTGACGCAGGTTCTGCAGAATACGCCAAAGTAAAACCACACAAGGTTATCGGTGCTATGAAAGTCTTCTCAGACCCACGCTTTAACATCGATGTTTTGAAAGTGGAAGTTCCAGTCAACGTCAAATACGTTGAAGGCTTTGGCGATGGTGAAATCGTACATACTCGTGAAGAAGCGGCAGCTTTCTTCAAAGCGCAAGACGAAGCAACTAACTTGCCATATATCTACTTGAGTGCAGGTGTATCAGCTAAACTCTTCCAAGAAACCCTTGTCTTTGCTCACGAATCAGGCGCAAACTTCAACGGCGTTCTTTGTGGCCGTGCAACCTGGGCTGGATCAGTTGAAGCTTACATTAAAGATGGTGAAGCAGCAGCTCGTGAGTGGCTACGCACAACAGGTTTTGAGAACATTGACGAACTCAACAAGGTTCTTCAAACAACAGCGACTTCATGGACTGAACGTGTGGAAGCATAA
- a CDS encoding aldose epimerase family protein, with product MKAYTERVFGNHEGKDVLAYRFETDGGYQLEVMTYGATILRYVTPDKAGNFANVILGFDDFDSYVGNSPKHGASVGPVAGRIAGATFELNGKTYDLEVNNASNCNHSGSTGWDSSLFELVEVSDHGLTLYTERTDGTGGFPGNLKIWISYHLEETGAYEVSYKVTTDQDTLVNPTNHSYFNLSGDFTQTVDRHVFQLNTEGIYPIAPDGVPAKTPDATRDVVKHIYNGALLKDIFAEEDEQIQLVSGLDHPFALPAGHDNAGFLYDQNSGRFLLFKTEAPCFVVYTANFVDESVLIGGQPMVQHNGIALEAQALPDAIHSDLKDQVILKAGETFTSKTRYELVVK from the coding sequence ATGAAAGCATACACAGAGCGTGTATTTGGAAATCATGAGGGCAAGGATGTCTTGGCTTATCGCTTTGAGACTGATGGTGGTTACCAGCTTGAAGTTATGACTTATGGTGCGACCATCTTGCGCTATGTCACGCCTGATAAGGCTGGAAATTTTGCCAATGTTATCTTGGGTTTTGATGACTTTGATAGCTATGTAGGGAATAGTCCCAAGCATGGAGCTAGTGTAGGTCCTGTGGCAGGCCGTATTGCAGGTGCGACCTTTGAGCTTAATGGTAAGACCTATGACCTTGAGGTCAACAATGCTAGCAACTGTAACCACAGTGGTTCAACAGGTTGGGATTCGAGCTTGTTTGAACTAGTTGAAGTGAGCGACCATGGATTGACTCTCTATACAGAGCGTACAGATGGGACAGGAGGGTTCCCTGGTAACCTCAAGATCTGGATCAGCTATCACTTGGAAGAAACTGGTGCCTACGAAGTCAGCTATAAGGTGACGACAGATCAGGATACGCTTGTCAATCCAACCAACCACAGCTATTTTAACTTGTCTGGTGATTTCACGCAGACGGTTGACCGTCATGTATTCCAACTAAACACAGAGGGCATTTACCCAATCGCTCCCGACGGTGTCCCAGCTAAGACTCCAGACGCTACTCGTGATGTGGTTAAACATATCTACAATGGTGCTTTGTTGAAGGACATCTTTGCAGAGGAAGATGAGCAAATCCAGTTGGTATCTGGTTTGGATCACCCATTTGCTCTTCCCGCCGGTCATGACAATGCTGGTTTCCTTTATGACCAAAACTCAGGTCGCTTCCTACTTTTCAAGACAGAGGCCCCTTGCTTTGTGGTCTACACAGCAAACTTTGTGGATGAGAGTGTGCTCATCGGAGGCCAACCAATGGTACAGCACAATGGGATTGCCCTTGAAGCGCAAGCTTTACCAGATGCCATTCACAGTGACCTCAAAGACCAGGTCATTCTCAAAGCAGGGGAAACTTTCACTAGCAAAACTCGCTACGAGCTTGTTGTAA